CCAACGTCGAGCTTCGATCCGTAGGAAGCGGTCGGGTGGAGCGTCGGCTTGCTTCACAGCCGATATGGATGCGTCACCAGGGGTGCGGCTGGCTGTAGGCAAGCGGCTCCTGATCCAGGCCGTAGCGGGCGTAGGCCGTATCGATCTGGGGATAGGCGCGCTCCACCAGGTCTAGTGTTTCGGCCAGGACCACCCGCAGGTGGTCCGCCGCGTGGATCGGGGGTTTATGGAACATGGCGTGTAATCGTGCCGCAATCTGATGCGGGGTGTGCCGCATCCGCCGCAACGCGGGGTACATCCATTTGAAGGTCGGAAAATAGGACTCATTCAGCGCGAGCAGGACGAGGAACAGGCTACAGTGAATTGCGCTCAGGGTGTGGTAGAACGCGGTCGGATTGTCGCGGTGGGCCGCGAAATTGAGGTGGCGGAGATGAAAGTGTGGAATGTAGCTCTGGATAAAGCGCAGGGCGAGCTCGCTTGGATACGCGGCAGTGCTGGCCTGCCACACGTGGACGTGCTGCTCACCATACAGCGGAAGACACGACCGCAACGTATCGACGCGGTTATTCGCCACGAGATCAAGGCTCCACTCATGCAGCACGCTGTGGATCACCGCGTGCTCGTTCGCCCGCGTGGTATGCCACAGATCCACGGGAATACCCTGGATGCGGAATGCGCTCTGATAGCCCGGATCGAACACGGGATAGCGATATTCCGCCTGTAACGCCCGCACAAGGGTGGCGTGCTGATCAGGAGTCGGTAGCTGGTCCCAGACTACGAGGAGTTCGAGGTCGGAGTACGAGTCGCTGTAGTCACGCGCGACGGAACCCACCACCGCGATCGCTTCGATCGCAGTAAACTGCTGCAAGTGGGTGCTTAAGGTGTGCGCAAAATCCAGACGCCACTGCGCATGGGCATTCATAGATCGCTTCCCTTCAGGGGCGGAAACCTGCCCGCCTGGTCCAACGGGCACTCCGGCGGGAGGAGCGCCCGCGCTTCAACGCCGTGTGACCGGAGGCAGACGATTCCGCTGGGCGCGGGCGATGCGACGCTGCACCACCCGGGGCGCGCGCTGCGCTTTCCGATACATCGATCCGCGCATGGTCTAGGTGTATGGGGCGCTGGCCGCATGTCCTCCCTCGCCACGGCTGATGGCGTCGATCGGAACATGCACCGATGGCCCTCCGCGCTCCAGTTTCGGGATCGCCTCGAGCAGCCGCCGCGTGTAGTCGTCCTGAGGCTGCGTAATGATCTGTCTTGCCGACCCGTGTTCCACGACCTGACCTTGGCTGAGCACCAGGATCTCATCCGAAAGCAACCGGGCGCTCAGCAGGTCGTGCGTGATGTACAGCATGGCGATGCGGTGATCGCGCACGAGCTGGTCCAGCAATTGGAGGATCTCGGCGCGGATCGACACGTCAAGCGACGAGATCGGCTCGTCCGCGATGATCATCTGCGGCTCGGGCGCTAAGGCCCGCGCGATCACCACGCGCTGGCGCTGCCCGCCGGAAAGCTGATGCGGGTTCTTGCTGGCAAACTGCTCTGCCGGCGACAGTCCCACCGTCTCCAGCAGCTCCAGCACTCTAGCCTCCGCCTGTCGCGCCGACATGCCGCGATAATTGACCAATGGGCGGCTCAGCAGATACATAATCGTATGTACCGGATTCAGCGCCGAATACGGGTCCTGGAACACATACTGGACGTTCTGCAGGTAGTCGCGCACCGCGCGCTGGCTGCGCAGCTGATCGACGCGCGTGTTGCCAAACCAGATCTCGCCACTGTCAGGCCGCTCGATGGCGGTCACGAGGCGCGCGATCGTGCTCTTGCCGCTCCCGCTCTGCCCCACCAGGCCGGTGACGTGACCGGCTCGGAGCGTGAACGACACGTTATTGACCGCCTGGAGCGGTGTGGACGTGAAGAATCCCAACCGTCGACGGTAGGTTTTGCAGACGTTGACCACGCGCATCACCTCCGCGCCCTCCACCGGCTGCGCCTTGTGCGAGGTCGCCTCGGAGAAGGCGGCCTCGACGAACGACGGGCCTTCCTCGCGGCGCTGGCGGTCGCCGAAGCGCGTGCTCGTGGCCCACTGCATCTGGGCTACATGGCAGGCCGCCTTGCCGTCCCACATCGGCACCAGCGGCGGCTTCTGCTCGACACAGATCTGGATGCGCTCAGGGCAGCGCGGTGCGAAGGGACAGGCGGCAGGTGGCCTGGTCAGGTCGGGTGGCCTGCCGGGGATGTAGGTAATCTCGACCGTGGCGCCGGCTGGATCGGCGTACGAGCCGAGCAGGCCGTCGGTGTAGGGATGGAGGGCATGGCGCACCATACACGCCGAGGGCTGATCCTCGACCAGTTCGCCGGCATACATCACCAGCACACGATCGGATACCTGGAGCACGGTGCCGAGGTCATGGCTGATCAGCAGCACGGCAAAGCCTTGCTCGCGCTGGAGCGCGCGCAGATTATACATAATCTCTTTCTGCACGAGCACGTCCAGCCCGGTCGTCGGCTCGTCCAACAGCACGAACTGCGGCTGAAGGGCGAGCGCAAGCGCCAGGTTGACCCGCTGCTTCATCCCGCCGGAAAGCTCATGCGGGAAGAAGCGCATGAAGTCGGGCTCGATCTTGACCATCTGAAGCAGTTGGGCGATCCGATCGCGGATCTGCGCACCGCTCATGGTGGTCTTTTGCTCCATCACGTCGCGAAACTGCGCCTCGATGCGCATCACCGGATTGAGCGCGTTCATGCTGCTCTGAAACACGCACGACAGGTCGCGCCAG
The genomic region above belongs to Herpetosiphonaceae bacterium and contains:
- a CDS encoding nucleotidyltransferase domain-containing protein; the protein is MNAHAQWRLDFAHTLSTHLQQFTAIEAIAVVGSVARDYSDSYSDLELLVVWDQLPTPDQHATLVRALQAEYRYPVFDPGYQSAFRIQGIPVDLWHTTRANEHAVIHSVLHEWSLDLVANNRVDTLRSCLPLYGEQHVHVWQASTAAYPSELALRFIQSYIPHFHLRHLNFAAHRDNPTAFYHTLSAIHCSLFLVLLALNESYFPTFKWMYPALRRMRHTPHQIAARLHAMFHKPPIHAADHLRVVLAETLDLVERAYPQIDTAYARYGLDQEPLAYSQPHPW
- a CDS encoding ABC transporter ATP-binding protein, producing the protein MALLEVENLDITYETTKRTPLQAVRNVTFSLDPGEFVGLVGESGSGKSTLGAAILRLLQRPGRITGGSVRFMGKDITTMPEDELRPMRWRDLSCVFQSSMNALNPVMRIEAQFRDVMEQKTTMSGAQIRDRIAQLLQMVKIEPDFMRFFPHELSGGMKQRVNLALALALQPQFVLLDEPTTGLDVLVQKEIMYNLRALQREQGFAVLLISHDLGTVLQVSDRVLVMYAGELVEDQPSACMVRHALHPYTDGLLGSYADPAGATVEITYIPGRPPDLTRPPAACPFAPRCPERIQICVEQKPPLVPMWDGKAACHVAQMQWATSTRFGDRQRREEGPSFVEAAFSEATSHKAQPVEGAEVMRVVNVCKTYRRRLGFFTSTPLQAVNNVSFTLRAGHVTGLVGQSGSGKSTIARLVTAIERPDSGEIWFGNTRVDQLRSQRAVRDYLQNVQYVFQDPYSALNPVHTIMYLLSRPLVNYRGMSARQAEARVLELLETVGLSPAEQFASKNPHQLSGGQRQRVVIARALAPEPQMIIADEPISSLDVSIRAEILQLLDQLVRDHRIAMLYITHDLLSARLLSDEILVLSQGQVVEHGSARQIITQPQDDYTRRLLEAIPKLERGGPSVHVPIDAISRGEGGHAASAPYT